Proteins from a genomic interval of Corythoichthys intestinalis isolate RoL2023-P3 chromosome 3, ASM3026506v1, whole genome shotgun sequence:
- the LOC130913101 gene encoding natterin-3-like, with product MANVKSERRPIKAQIANKMWRFMVSALLLELCNPTLQLETLDVTRHSKMWLNTALGETVPPLDATKEPASRGPGSGSSGSSADFGEHANLKWVPWNGSLPDGAVAIFNGYVQRTDYVCKVKCEAGFLTHDACRYPYADEEFQSTSFDVLVNVDHFEFLEWVEDSYGSVPPHAVETCDGVDIFVGKNKYGLGKVVSQHEAFFLPWEGEEYWYKNYQVLRVNPDVYSQHISHVEYAVDQMELFYHPPETLQLAKVTNLECHAVQKTVTLEKTSASEKTWDTGRQLRNGTVSTMKAKVPILGPGNVDFTEERMVTFSEGTGLLESISHSVSVELLVPPGFSCAVRMDGRKMSADIPFKARLSRTNHDGDTHWTYITGTYDGVGVGEINAVVERCQPVEDVVPCQANWN from the exons ATGGCGAACGTCAAGAGCGAGAGGCGACCCATCAAAGCGCAGATTGCCAACAAG ATGTGGCGTTTTATGGTGTCGGCGCTCCTCTTGGAGCTCTGCAATCCAACGCTGCAGTTGGAAACGCTGGATGTCACACGACATTCTA AAATGTGGCTGAACACGGCCCTGGGGGAGACGGTCCCTCCCTTGGACGCCACCAAGGAGCCCGCTTCACGAGGACCCGGTTCAGGTTCCTCGGGCTCGTCAGCGGACTTCGGCGAGCATGCCAACCTGAAGTGGGTCCCTTGGAATGGCTCACTGCCCGACGGCGCGGTGGCCATCTTCAACGGCTACGTACAGCGTACCGACTACGTGTGCAAGGTGAAGTGTGAGGCGGGCTTCTTGACACATGACGCCTGCCGCTACCCGTATGCCGATGAGGAATTCCAGTCAACCTCCTTTGACGTGCTAGTCAACGTGGACCACTTTGAGTTCCTTGAGTGGGTAGAGGACTCATATGGCTCGGTCCCACCGCATGCAGTCGAAACGTGCGACGGCGTTGACATATTCGTGGGCAAAAACAAGTATGGACTTGGCAAG GTGGTGAGCCAGCATGAAGCCTTCTTTCTTCCATGGGAGGGTGAAGAGTACTGGTACAAGAACTACCAAGTTCTGCGGGTCAACCCTGACGTATACAGCCAGCACATCTCACACGTGGAGTATGCCGTGGACCAGATGGAGCTCTTCTACCACCCGCCCGAAACTCTGCAGCTCGCCAAAGTCACCAACCTGGAGTGCCACGCTGTGCAAAAGACGGTGACGCTGGAGAAAACCAGCGCCAGCGAGAAGACTTGGGACACTGGACGCCAGCTCCGCAATGGCACCGTGTCCACCATGAAGGCCAAGGTGCCCATCCTGGGGCCCGGCAACGTGGACTTCACCGAGGAGCGCATGGTCACTTTCTCCGAAGGGACCGGCCTCCTGGAGTCGATCAGCCACTCAGTCTCCGTGGAGCTCCTGGTGCCGCCTGGCTTCTCGTGCGCCGTCAGAATGGACGGACGCAAAATGAGCGCCGATATCCCCTTCAAGGCCCGGCTGAGTCGCACAAACCACGACGGAGATACTCACTGGACCTACATCACAGGAACCTACGACGGTGTTGGCGTGGGTGAGATCAACGCCGTGGTGGAGCGATGCCAGCCAGTTGAAGATGTTGTGCCGTGCCAGGCCAATTGGAACTGA